A window of the Streptomyces sp. NBC_01351 genome harbors these coding sequences:
- a CDS encoding L,D-transpeptidase — translation MAGTAILAAALSACSGGSGGAAAGKAEMKQEQKPDMAIAVNLTGDQVKAGEPVKVTITDGKLAQVRVTDSKGGELAGQIAADGKTWTSERNASPGTDYKVEAQNTDSQSATSQFKTGAADKVNKVSINVPKGSTVGVAMPVSLVFDNPVTNKAEVEKQLKVTTSDNTEGSWGWIKDYSGKDRVDWRPKEYWKSGTDVKVDMNLNGVDSGKGGGLFARDYNTEFKIGKDRRMEVSLDTKKMTVTEDGTTVKTIPVSAGTPGGKKASWSGKMVLMSKEGTIRMDSQTVGLGDAYDKMVDYSMRLTWSGMYAHAAPWNSANFGRANTSSGCVGMSDANAASFYSEVQVGDPFEVVGDGSKGNADLGNGYGEWNLSWDQWKAKSALSGAPQNG, via the coding sequence ATGGCGGGCACCGCAATCCTGGCTGCCGCACTGTCCGCCTGTTCCGGCGGAAGCGGGGGCGCAGCGGCCGGCAAGGCCGAGATGAAGCAGGAACAGAAGCCGGACATGGCCATCGCGGTGAACCTCACGGGCGATCAGGTCAAGGCGGGCGAGCCGGTGAAGGTGACCATCACCGACGGCAAGCTGGCGCAGGTGAGGGTGACGGACTCCAAGGGCGGTGAGCTCGCGGGGCAGATAGCCGCCGACGGCAAGACCTGGACCTCCGAGCGCAACGCCTCGCCGGGTACCGACTACAAGGTCGAAGCGCAGAACACGGACAGCCAGAGCGCGACATCCCAGTTCAAGACCGGCGCCGCCGACAAGGTCAACAAGGTCTCGATCAACGTGCCGAAGGGCAGCACGGTGGGCGTGGCCATGCCCGTGTCGCTCGTCTTCGACAACCCGGTGACCAACAAGGCCGAGGTGGAGAAGCAGTTGAAGGTCACCACCTCGGACAACACCGAGGGGTCGTGGGGCTGGATCAAGGACTACTCCGGCAAGGACCGGGTGGACTGGCGGCCGAAGGAGTACTGGAAGTCCGGCACGGACGTCAAGGTCGACATGAACCTGAACGGCGTGGACTCCGGCAAGGGCGGCGGTCTCTTCGCCCGGGACTACAACACCGAGTTCAAGATCGGCAAGGACCGCCGGATGGAAGTCAGCCTCGACACCAAGAAGATGACGGTGACCGAGGACGGCACGACGGTGAAGACGATCCCCGTCTCGGCCGGCACTCCCGGCGGCAAGAAGGCCTCCTGGTCCGGGAAGATGGTGCTGATGTCCAAGGAAGGCACCATCCGGATGGACTCCCAGACGGTGGGCCTGGGTGACGCCTACGACAAGATGGTCGACTACTCGATGCGGCTCACCTGGTCGGGCATGTACGCGCACGCGGCGCCGTGGAACTCGGCGAACTTCGGCCGCGCCAACACCAGTTCGGGCTGCGTCGGGATGAGCGACGCCAACGCCGCGTCCTTCTATTCCGAGGTGCAGGTGGGCGACCCCTTCGAGGTCGTCGGCGACGGCTCCAAGGGCAATGCCGACCTCGGCAACGGCTACGGCGAGTGGAACCTCTCCTGGGACCAGTGGAAGGCCAAGAGCGCCCTGTCCGGAGCCCCGCAGAACGGCTGA
- a CDS encoding amino acid ABC transporter ATP-binding protein has protein sequence MTVDPLIELRGVNKHFGDLHVLRDIDLTVGRGEVVVIIGPSGSGKSTLCRAINRLETIESGSITLDGQPLPEEGKDLAQLRAEVGMVFQSFNLFAHKTVLANVSLAQVKVRGRKREEADKRSRELLDRVGLADQAPKFPAQLSGGQQQRVAIARALAMNPKALLFDEPTSALDPEMINEVLEVMRQLAREGMTMVVVTHEMGFARSAANRVVFMADGQIVEDRTPEQFFTAPESDRAKDFLSKILKH, from the coding sequence ATGACCGTCGATCCGCTGATCGAGCTGCGCGGCGTCAACAAGCACTTCGGAGACCTGCACGTGCTCCGGGACATCGACCTCACCGTCGGGCGCGGCGAGGTGGTGGTGATCATCGGCCCCTCCGGTTCCGGGAAGTCGACCCTCTGCCGGGCGATCAACCGGCTGGAGACCATCGAATCGGGCTCGATCACCCTCGACGGGCAACCGCTGCCCGAGGAGGGCAAGGACCTGGCCCAGCTGCGCGCCGAGGTGGGGATGGTCTTCCAGTCCTTCAACCTCTTCGCGCACAAGACCGTGCTCGCCAACGTCTCGCTGGCCCAGGTGAAGGTCCGCGGACGCAAGAGGGAAGAGGCCGACAAGCGCTCCCGGGAGCTCCTGGACCGTGTCGGCCTCGCCGACCAGGCCCCGAAGTTCCCCGCGCAGCTCTCCGGCGGCCAGCAGCAGCGCGTGGCCATCGCCCGCGCCCTCGCCATGAACCCCAAGGCCCTGCTCTTCGACGAGCCCACCTCCGCCCTCGACCCGGAGATGATCAACGAGGTGCTGGAGGTGATGCGGCAGCTCGCCAGGGAGGGGATGACCATGGTCGTGGTCACCCACGAGATGGGTTTCGCCCGGTCCGCCGCCAACCGCGTCGTCTTCATGGCCGACGGGCAGATCGTGGAGGACCGCACTCCGGAGCAGTTCTTCACCGCCCCGGAGAGCGACCGGGCCAAGGACTTCCTCTCGAAGATCCTCAAGCACTGA
- a CDS encoding lipid II:glycine glycyltransferase FemX: MCALLVTTAQQDQYQDRKQDQELRVRTLSVPEYQDFLSRHGRASFLQYPSWAEVKDLWRSETVGWHYPDGRIQGAGLVLYRQFPGTRKYFAYLPEGPVADWSDPHVDRWLTPLMRHLKAAGAFAVRIGPTPAYRRWDAATVKSATGPDRQLSDVLATEVDPVGAALADRLRTRGWKRCGGEDDGDAQPRHVFRVPLAGRSLDDLWSGLNQEWRRNVRKAGKAGVETVVGTAEDLPEFYRLLRITEERDGFRLGRSLAYYQRQYEVLNAEEPGRMRLYLGIHQGEILAAHTMIVAGSRVWYQTGASADHRREVRPSNALQWRMMCDAHALGADEYDMRGVPSTLDPDDRSFGLLRWKLGTGGQVVETLGEWEIAMDGYTNTALYKAFQAYMARR, encoded by the coding sequence ATGTGTGCACTGCTCGTGACCACCGCCCAGCAGGACCAGTACCAGGACCGGAAGCAGGACCAGGAGCTCCGGGTGCGCACCCTGTCCGTTCCGGAATACCAGGACTTCCTTTCCCGGCACGGGCGGGCGAGCTTTCTCCAGTACCCGTCCTGGGCCGAGGTAAAGGACCTTTGGCGCTCGGAAACGGTCGGATGGCACTACCCCGACGGCCGGATACAGGGAGCCGGACTCGTTCTCTATCGCCAATTCCCGGGCACCCGCAAATATTTCGCCTACCTCCCCGAGGGCCCCGTCGCCGACTGGTCCGACCCGCACGTCGACCGCTGGCTGACCCCGCTCATGCGCCACCTGAAGGCCGCCGGAGCCTTCGCCGTCCGCATCGGCCCCACCCCCGCCTACCGCCGCTGGGACGCGGCCACGGTCAAGTCCGCGACCGGCCCCGACCGGCAGCTGTCCGACGTCCTCGCCACCGAGGTCGATCCGGTCGGCGCCGCCCTCGCCGACCGGCTGCGCACCCGCGGCTGGAAGCGCTGTGGCGGCGAGGACGACGGCGACGCCCAGCCCCGCCACGTGTTCCGCGTGCCGCTCGCGGGCCGCTCCCTCGACGACCTGTGGTCGGGCCTGAACCAGGAGTGGCGGCGCAATGTGCGCAAGGCCGGCAAGGCGGGCGTGGAGACGGTCGTCGGCACCGCCGAGGACCTGCCCGAGTTCTACCGGCTGCTGCGGATCACCGAGGAGCGCGACGGCTTCCGCCTCGGCCGCTCCCTCGCCTACTACCAGCGCCAGTACGAGGTCCTCAACGCCGAGGAGCCCGGTCGGATGCGCCTCTACCTGGGCATCCACCAGGGCGAGATACTCGCCGCGCACACGATGATCGTCGCCGGGAGCCGGGTCTGGTACCAGACCGGAGCCTCCGCCGACCACCGCCGCGAGGTACGGCCCAGCAACGCCCTGCAGTGGCGCATGATGTGCGACGCCCACGCCCTCGGAGCGGACGAATACGACATGCGCGGGGTACCCTCCACCCTCGACCCCGACGACCGCTCCTTCGGGCTGCTGCGCTGGAAGCTCGGCACCGGCGGGCAGGTCGTCGAGACGCTCGGCGAGTGGGAGATCGCGATGGACGGGTACACCAACACGGCGCTCTACAAGGCGTTCCAGGCCTACATGGCCCGCCGGTGA
- the murJ gene encoding murein biosynthesis integral membrane protein MurJ produces the protein MLRSGALMAAGSIVSRATGFVRSAVVVAALGIELLGDGYAVANTVPNILYILLIGGALNAVFVPELVRAAKEHADGGAAYTDRLLTVCTAALLVLTAAAVVAAPLIVSVYTGYSGGQQSTTVALARYCLPQILFYGLFTLLGQVLNARGRFGAMMWTPVLNNVVVIAVFGLFLYVSHGATDGLTASETRLLGIGTTAGIVVQALALIPSLRAARFRWRPRFDWRGSGLARPLRNAGWLVLLVLSNQLAYWVVTRLSTATGQHAVDAGLAGGAGYTAYSNAYLMWMVPQGIITVSLVTALMPRMSAAATDGDLAGVRRDVSYALRSSAALIVPAAALLAALAPWVMGSVFEYGRTDAADVAVMAGMLAAFAPGLIAYSAQYVLSRGFYALSDTRTPFFLNLSIAASNAGLSAAAYFLLPPRWAVTGMAAACTIAYAAGAAVTAYVLARRLGPRAQTRTTVASGERRAGAVRTHLRLLAASVPAAAVGYAAARAADPLGNFAGLGAGTAAMVLVVVLLAGPLRLVEITDLLNSLRRKIGR, from the coding sequence ATGCTGCGCAGCGGCGCGCTCATGGCCGCCGGCTCGATCGTCTCCCGCGCCACCGGCTTCGTCCGCTCCGCCGTCGTCGTCGCCGCGCTCGGCATCGAACTGCTCGGAGACGGCTACGCCGTCGCCAACACCGTCCCGAACATCCTGTACATCCTGCTCATCGGCGGCGCCCTCAACGCGGTCTTCGTCCCCGAGCTGGTCCGCGCCGCCAAGGAGCACGCGGACGGCGGCGCCGCCTACACCGACCGGCTGCTCACCGTGTGCACGGCCGCGCTGCTGGTCCTCACCGCGGCCGCCGTGGTAGCCGCCCCGCTGATCGTCTCGGTGTACACCGGCTACAGCGGCGGCCAGCAGTCCACCACCGTCGCCCTGGCCCGCTACTGCCTCCCGCAGATCCTCTTCTACGGCCTGTTCACCCTGCTCGGGCAGGTGCTCAACGCCCGCGGCCGATTCGGCGCGATGATGTGGACCCCGGTCCTCAACAACGTCGTCGTCATCGCCGTCTTCGGGCTCTTCCTCTACGTGTCGCACGGCGCGACGGACGGCCTGACGGCTTCCGAGACCCGGCTGCTGGGCATCGGCACCACCGCCGGCATCGTCGTCCAGGCCCTCGCCCTCATCCCCTCGCTGCGCGCCGCCCGCTTCCGCTGGCGCCCCCGCTTCGACTGGCGCGGCAGCGGCCTCGCCCGCCCGCTGCGCAACGCGGGCTGGCTGGTCCTGCTCGTCCTGAGCAACCAGCTCGCCTACTGGGTCGTGACCCGGCTCTCCACCGCCACCGGGCAGCATGCCGTCGACGCGGGTCTCGCCGGTGGCGCCGGCTACACCGCCTACAGCAACGCCTACCTGATGTGGATGGTCCCGCAGGGCATCATCACCGTCTCCCTCGTCACGGCCCTCATGCCCCGGATGAGCGCCGCCGCCACCGACGGCGACCTCGCGGGCGTGCGCAGGGACGTTTCCTACGCGCTGCGCTCCAGCGCGGCCCTCATAGTCCCGGCCGCCGCGCTCCTCGCCGCCCTCGCGCCCTGGGTGATGGGAAGCGTCTTCGAGTACGGGCGGACCGACGCGGCCGACGTCGCCGTCATGGCCGGCATGCTGGCGGCCTTCGCCCCCGGCCTGATCGCCTACTCCGCGCAGTACGTGCTCTCCCGCGGCTTCTACGCCCTCTCCGACACCCGGACCCCCTTCTTCCTGAACCTCTCCATCGCCGCCTCGAACGCCGGGCTCTCGGCCGCCGCGTACTTCCTGCTGCCGCCGCGCTGGGCGGTCACCGGCATGGCCGCCGCCTGCACGATCGCCTACGCCGCGGGCGCGGCCGTCACCGCGTACGTACTGGCCCGGCGGCTCGGTCCGCGCGCGCAGACGCGTACGACGGTGGCATCAGGCGAAAGGCGGGCCGGTGCCGTACGGACCCACCTGAGGCTGCTGGCCGCGAGCGTGCCCGCGGCCGCCGTCGGGTACGCCGCCGCCCGCGCCGCCGACCCCCTCGGGAACTTCGCCGGCCTCGGGGCGGGAACCGCGGCCATGGTGCTCGTCGTCGTCCTCCTTGCCGGGCCGTTGCGCCTGGTGGAGATCACCGACCTGCTGAACTCCCTGCGGCGCAAGATCGGCCGTTAG
- a CDS encoding alpha/beta fold hydrolase: MQRTTTAAAVAALLAAAALGLAPHQAQAAPAASTTVTSEASSGVTFHDIPGSGGITLKGNVFTPAGTQAGQKYPLIVLPTSWGMPQIEYMAQAKLLADSGYVVVSYTSRGFWASGGQIEVAGPPDVADVSAVIDWALAHTPADADRIGLGGVSYGAGISLLASAHDSRVKAVVAMSGWADLIESIYSGRTQHLQAAGLLGGAGYLTGRPGPELQSILSDFLGSRLDREQQMIDWGKKRSPSEQVDRINANGAAIMMGNAWGDTIFPPNQYAKFFEKLTGPKRLEFRPGDHATAEATGLLGLPNDTWTSAHRWFDRYLKGERNGVDTEAPVQIKPRSDAGYEGYADWKAVGSGGTEKLALSDSEHVFANVDSGANGGIVMLSNLLDQFAQAPPIASIPLLPRAFAAVWQSERYDEARRVRGTVKVHTTVTPTKGDGTFVAYLYDVGPLGIGKLVSNAPYTFHGKTPNQAFGVDLELFSTAYDVPAGHRLAVVIDTVDPLYIEHNPFGAQLTFSSPGTDPSYVSVPLREQ, from the coding sequence ATGCAACGCACCACCACCGCCGCAGCCGTGGCGGCCCTCCTGGCGGCCGCCGCCCTGGGCCTGGCCCCCCACCAGGCCCAGGCGGCCCCCGCCGCTTCCACGACGGTCACCTCCGAAGCCTCCTCGGGAGTGACCTTCCACGACATCCCGGGCTCCGGCGGCATCACCCTCAAGGGCAACGTCTTCACTCCGGCCGGAACCCAGGCCGGCCAGAAGTACCCGCTGATCGTGCTGCCCACCAGCTGGGGCATGCCGCAGATCGAATACATGGCCCAGGCCAAACTGCTCGCCGACTCCGGCTACGTCGTGGTGAGTTACACCTCCCGCGGCTTCTGGGCCTCCGGCGGCCAGATCGAGGTGGCGGGCCCGCCGGACGTCGCCGACGTCTCCGCCGTCATCGACTGGGCCCTCGCCCACACCCCCGCCGACGCGGACCGCATCGGCCTCGGCGGAGTCTCGTACGGCGCCGGCATCAGCCTGCTGGCCTCGGCCCACGACAGCCGCGTCAAGGCCGTGGTCGCGATGAGCGGCTGGGCCGACCTCATCGAGTCCATCTACTCCGGCCGCACCCAGCACCTCCAGGCCGCCGGCCTGCTCGGCGGCGCCGGCTACCTCACCGGCCGTCCCGGACCCGAACTCCAGTCGATCCTCAGCGACTTCCTCGGCTCCCGGCTCGACCGCGAGCAGCAGATGATCGACTGGGGCAAGAAGCGTTCCCCCTCCGAGCAGGTGGACCGGATCAACGCCAACGGCGCCGCGATCATGATGGGCAACGCCTGGGGCGACACCATCTTCCCGCCCAACCAGTACGCGAAGTTCTTCGAGAAGCTGACCGGCCCCAAGCGCCTGGAGTTCCGCCCGGGCGACCACGCCACCGCCGAGGCGACCGGCCTCCTCGGCCTGCCCAACGACACCTGGACCAGCGCCCACCGCTGGTTCGACCGCTACCTCAAGGGCGAGCGCAACGGCGTCGACACCGAGGCCCCGGTGCAGATCAAGCCCCGCAGCGATGCCGGCTACGAGGGCTACGCCGACTGGAAGGCGGTCGGCTCGGGCGGCACCGAGAAGCTCGCGCTCTCCGACAGCGAGCACGTCTTCGCCAATGTGGACTCCGGGGCCAACGGCGGCATCGTCATGCTCTCCAACCTGCTCGACCAGTTCGCCCAGGCACCGCCGATCGCGTCCATCCCGCTCCTCCCCCGCGCCTTCGCCGCCGTCTGGCAGTCCGAGCGCTACGACGAGGCGCGCCGGGTACGCGGCACGGTCAAGGTGCACACCACGGTCACGCCCACCAAGGGCGACGGCACCTTCGTCGCCTACCTCTACGACGTCGGCCCGCTCGGCATCGGCAAGCTCGTCAGCAACGCCCCGTACACCTTCCACGGCAAGACCCCGAACCAGGCCTTCGGCGTGGACCTGGAGCTCTTCTCCACCGCCTACGACGTGCCCGCTGGGCACCGGCTCGCCGTCGTCATCGACACCGTCGACCCGCTCTACATCGAGCACAACCCCTTCGGCGCGCAGCTGACCTTCTCCTCGCCTGGCACCGATCCCAGCTACGTCTCGGTGCCCCTGCGCGAGCAGTGA